In Mixophyes fleayi isolate aMixFle1 chromosome 3, aMixFle1.hap1, whole genome shotgun sequence, the genomic stretch ACCTTTAGCAGCAGTAAATGGTTTTCTGTAAGAgtttcatcagttatttatatagcgccactaattccacagtgctgtacagatgactaattcacatcagtccctgtcccattggagcttagtctaaattttctaacatagacacagaaagagggagactaagggcaatttgacatcagccaattaacctaccaatatgtttttggagtgtgggaggaaagcagagcacccggaggaaacccacgcaacacagggagaacatacaaactccacacagctaaggccatggtcgggaattgaactcatgaccccagtgctgtgaggcagaagtgctaaccactaggccactttgCTGCGATTTGAGTTTGTCGCAAATCGCACGTAAGTACTCTTGGCCTACTATTTACAACATTTCTTTAATTCATTGATATTCTAGGGAATTCATACATGCACAACTCTTAAGATCCCACCAGTATTTCAATGGTGAGATGTCTGGACTTGGCAAATTTGATTCCTTTCATCTTCATGTAGTCATCTGTAGACTTGCTAGTATGCTTTATATCATTGTCTTGCATAATCCAGTGTCAGACACGCTTCAAGTGTCAGACAGATGGTCTCACATTTTCTCCTAGAATACCATAGTATAAAAGGGAAATTCATGGTTGAACTACAAGGTGTGCTGTGGCTGCAGACAGCCCTCATCACCCTTCATACAAACTATGTGCTTGACAGTTTAGATAAGGTTATTGTGGTGTGTAGTGTCTGGTACCAGCGCATGAAGATCAAATAACTCCTTGAGTGAACACCGTTTCAGATGCCACTGTTAAAACCTAAGCTGTACTGCAATGGTGTCTTTGTCTTTCTCCTGGTTACCCTTCCATGAATGCCATACTTAAGTCTCTTCTTTTGGTAGATTCATGgcttggtgtgttttttttgtttttttgtcagaACACCATATTGATAGAAGCATGTAGGTCACTGAATGTAGCACTTgggttctttttgtttttttgttttttttcctctggtCAACATATGGTCTGTCTGCAACTTTACTTGGACAACCACTCCTGCGACTAACTGCCTTAGGGTTTCCGTTTGCAAGTCTTTCTCACTATACAATGATGGACTTCAAACTTTTTTGAAATGGTCTTTATAGCCTTTTCTAAATGGAGTAGAGCTGTTGCTTCCGAGGTCAGTGCAGATGGCTTTTCTCCTTGGAGTTAACACAAATCTAAATATGTCCGAACTGCTTTCATATGTAACTGGTACCATGTCCTGATCCAATTAAGTGCATTATCTTGTAGTTGAAGTGGAATGGATgttagcttttttttatattgtaaaaatGACTACGTAATATAGGTTATTGGTCACTTTAGACTGAGTTTTAGCACTTGGTATATTATCGGATGACAGATGGGTAATAGGATACATTTCAAGGACTACATTTGTGGCTCCCTAACCTTCAAAAGAACAgcgcattacccttaatctcaatattaagttaaaacaatacatttaataagacATCTGTAATCAACCAGTATTTTAATGTGAAATTTAAAAGTTACAAGGTGTAATAAACCTGACAATTCAATGGGACTTCTGGGTGGCTGGATTTTCGGTCAGCTTTTTTAAAGCTGTGTATGTAGACAGCATGTGGCCCTAAGGCTGTCTGATTTCCAGCACTGGTCTATATTATGTCCTGATCGTGAAACCTATTTGAAAAAGGGTGTTCTTTTTCACAAAATTAAGTGACCAGGGAAAAGAAAGAACAGACCCTGGATAAATTGAAAGGCCTACCCACATGTACTCTCCATTCTTAACAAATTCTTATTGTATTCTTGTGCTATGCTTAAACTGTATTCTAAACATTGATTTCATCTTGTAGATACCTCGGGGTCAGCCACTTCTAACTGAGAAGTTATCTGTTTTTAAAACGTTTGTAGCTAtttgttctccccagaaaatcttgccagctgggtggcatcAATAAGCAGCCTGGTGATGGCAGTGTAAAACTCtgcaataatgaaaaatattggtttttacccacacctgccaggactggtcaggctGGTGGTCTCACACTGCTGACTGTACTGCTCACATAgagcctgttctaataggagaaacaatcgtttattctattataataggactctagtgctccaagagctgggtgacagtcggatggagcacccaggaaataggtgctggggagaacactggctATAATTTACATGTGAGATTGCAGCGCTTTAATGTGTGcatgtctgtcttttttttttttcaacagcaGTTCTGTGGTGTTCTTGGTCACACATTTATGGAGTTTCTGAAAGGTAGTGGAGACTATTGCCAGGCACAGCATGACCTCTATGCAGACAAGTGAACTGTAGAAGAAATTCATTACTACTCCACCAAGAAACCCCCCTAAGAGCAGTCAACCTGGACAAGAAGTGTTGGATTAAATTTGGCAGCACACTTTGTGTTAGGCGCTGAAATCTGAATGGGGTAAACCTCAGTGCACTGCATGTGTTTTGCCTCCGTATTACTGGATCGAAGATTTCCTACTTGTAAGGAGGCTCGTTTTACATTCATTGCTTCCATCCAAACGAGCACTGAGAAATTTGTGGAGTAGAGTGAAGCCAACTTCAgttttataaacacatttttcctttctgattaactttttttttttaatttttatttgctacgttttgtttttcaaatcttgcacgtttttgttttttttaattaaaaatggccCGAATGAACCGCCCTGCTCCAGTGGAGATAAAATACAAGAACATGAGATTTCttatcacccacaatccaaccAATGCCACCTTAAATAAATTCATAGAGGTAAGTAGCAATGATTTATCCAGGTGgacttcatgttttatttcacttTAGATAAGCTCCTTTCCATTTGAGTGGATTTGGTGCTCATTTAAAAAACAAGACTCCACAATCTAGTGTTTAGTTCAGTTGCTTTTGTATAACCAATTTAAGATCTTTTCAGGATTACTTTAAGGATTACTTTCGGCCATGCATGTTCTTGGGGTTCCTAAATGGGCTGCACTCAATGTTCAACTAATGAAATTACACTTACATGTTTGTGGTCCTACAAATCAAAATTCATCACAATACAAGTCACCTTTTTAGTTTTCCCATTATTTCTCATGGCTATAAGAAGTTTAAATACACTGGCATAACAATAGCAGATTCTAGGGGGCGCAGAATCAGTTTGGCATGAGGTGCCTCCAGACTATTCTGGAGATGCATCACTTCAGAGATTTTTATGGAAACTTTGTTTTTCTTCGCATCCCATAAAAATGTGTAGAAAAAATAGTTGTTTACCGAAATAGCCGGCGATGGGTCCCTAAGGTTATGAATTCAGAATGTGACTTGGTGAAATCATAAGTCTCTTTAGGCACTGTCATCCAGAATCATGCTTTTCTAGCCTGTGTTAAAGTGTGACTTATGTAAATGAATATGGTGCCAATGATACTATACCCACTCACTGTTGGGGAGAGTTTGTGGCTTTTCACATATGTCTGAAGCTCACCAATGTATATATGCTCCAAGTGCAAAAGATGTAGGACATGAATCTCTACAAATGCCAGTGCACAAGTAAAAAATGGATAGGAGTACAGTGACAGTAGCAACAATGGTTTGCATGTATTATTTAAAACCTAACTTTGTAATTGGAATACAGAAATGGTTAATGTGCAATTGTTCAAAATGTTAGATTGTATGATATGTTTATAGAATAGTGTGGAAGGTGGAGTTAGGAAATAGCCTTACAATGGCCTCTTTTACTGTTAGTTTTGGggttagtttaatttttttttttttttttttttttttatacctttgtCAATATCATTTCTCCTACAGGAGCTTAAAAAGTATGGCGTTACTACTGTTGTGCGGGTGTGTGAAGCCACTTATGACACTGCTCTAGTGGAAAAAGAAGGCATTCAGGTTTTGGTAAGTATAaatttacaattttaaaataaaaatcttgtactGAACTTGCTCAATATAGTCATTATTTACTGTGTAGATATAGTAATCAGCTTTTTCTTTTCCTGTAAAGGACTGGCCTTTTGATGATGGTGCCCCACCATCTAGCCAGATTGTAGATGATTGGTTAAACCTTCTGAAATCTAAATTCCGTGAAGAACCTGGCTGCTGTATTGCTGTTCATTGCGTTGCTGGGCTTGGGAGGTAAGTCATGTTTTTCACACCACTGAAATCACATTGAGGTATAACTTTATGGTTTTTAGACACTAAACCTACTACCAATATCTATTTATACAAATTTCTCTCTATTCATGAGACTCGTAACATCCATAAACATACTTAACCCATGAGGCATTCTATTAGTGTCTGTATTGATTTTGCATGTATAGATTGCTTTTTCTGTAAACATTTTTTGTGTAGATTCTTTAACAATGAATTAAATAACTAAAATTGATGCAAAATTGTAGTAATAAACAAGGCATTAAACACAAGCAGGTGTAGCAACACCATTGGTGCTTTTTTGATCACCCTGTTTTCTTATGTATATCACTATATAATTTTGAgagcagatttttttattttgaatgacAAGAAAACATACTGATAGTATTAGGGAAGCACTTAACAGCTTCAGAATTATACATTTTCAAATCCTAATTGcagatccattttttttttttactactattCTAATGTCTGTTCCCTTTCAGAGCTCCAGTACTTGTTGCTCTTGCTCTCATTGAATGTGGGATGAAATATGAAGATGCAGTTCAGTTTATAAGACAGTAAGTATGCTGCTTGGCTAAAATGTTTCATGGACAGAATTAGTCACTGCATCTGAAACTAACTTGTCTCAATTTAAAGTATTAATGACTCCCCATCCCCACACACTTTATTTTGCTTAGTTTGTACAAAATATCATTGATCCCTTATGCTCCCTTCCTTCAAATTTTCAGCACTCTGCTTATCTGAGCATGACTATGAACTATAAAATATAAAGACAATGCATAATATTGCTACTTTGTGCTTTTTTTGATGTGCTGTTTAACAGGAAACGTCGTGGAGCTTTTAATAGCAAGCAGCTGCTCTACCTGGAGAAGTATCGTCCGAAGATGCGGTTACGTTTTAAAGATTCCAATGGTCATCGGAACAACTGTTGCATACAGTAAAAGCAAGATGAGAAATTAAAACCTGAGCAGGATCCAGTTTCAGAACCTAGTTAATGTGTTATAGGTCAAGTGATGCTTTGGAACATGTGTAGGTCACCCCCTGTCAGCTATGAATTTGCTGTCACTGTAGATTAACAATCATGTAATGGAGCTTGAATTATTTgcgtatttgtttttttttttttttttttgtccctccATGCCCCTGATTCAGTCTAATCACACAGTAATGAAATTTGTCACCTCAATTTCCGAAGACCTGTATCAGTGCACAGTACACAATGCCAAAATGCACTGCACTCTTTATTTTGCAGTGCAATTCCAGTCAGCAGTATAAACTGACTTTTAGAAATGGTTCAACAAATGAATGTTGGCTGAATATATGCTGGCTGCTCACTGTATGTTTACATCTTCTCCCACAATTTCTGTAAAATCAGGTCTTGCACATATTTGTGTaaggggtgttttttttgtttttgtttttttatattctttcatACATTGCCAATAACGCAGACATTATGTAGACTTCATGCCATAAATCTTGGTAACACATTATCAACCTTTGTTCTATAGAAGCACACCACATTGTAAAAGTCTTCAGACAAAGCCTTACTGTTTGAACTTGTGTCTGCACCATGTGGTGCACCTTGATATGGAGGACCTTATAGTgtaccttttttttaattttatttctagtAAAATGTTGCCTTTTGTCTTGTGCAGGAAGTGTAGAATATGTCATTTTCTTCCATAATTTTTAAACTGTCAATGCTTTAATGTAGCTGGATTCTTAAAGTTTCTGAATG encodes the following:
- the PTP4A1 gene encoding protein tyrosine phosphatase type IVA 1 — protein: MARMNRPAPVEIKYKNMRFLITHNPTNATLNKFIEELKKYGVTTVVRVCEATYDTALVEKEGIQVLDWPFDDGAPPSSQIVDDWLNLLKSKFREEPGCCIAVHCVAGLGRAPVLVALALIECGMKYEDAVQFIRQKRRGAFNSKQLLYLEKYRPKMRLRFKDSNGHRNNCCIQ